In Candidatus Chlorohelix allophototropha, one DNA window encodes the following:
- a CDS encoding CaiB/BaiF CoA transferase family protein translates to MDLPLAGLRVLSLEQAIAVPLCTRYLADMGADVIKIERPEGGDFARQYDSAAGENVSSWFVWANRGKRSLALDMKQPESLEIVHKLLAHSDIFLQNLAPGAAERLGLGVEALRQKYPRLIICTLSGYGLSGPYRDRKAYDLLLQGEAGVYALTGTADDPMKAGISVSDIAAGLYCFSSILLALRQRDTTGQGNVIETSLLDSTVEWVAPYLYYSMYTGRTPQRSGSRHNVIVPYGLYRAKNGSVNLAVQNEEQWRRLCRVALVRPDIASDPRYDSNEKRVARREELEALIEEIFSELTVEELEKRLEEADVPFGRVNSLETVAQHPQLRAQGRFSTLQVPDGRMLEALVSPFGLVNLPRELKAVPAAGQHNSEILRELEEFEA, encoded by the coding sequence ATGGATTTACCTTTAGCCGGGTTGAGGGTGTTATCGCTGGAACAAGCAATAGCTGTGCCGTTGTGTACACGCTACCTTGCCGATATGGGCGCGGATGTAATTAAGATTGAGCGACCGGAAGGAGGCGATTTTGCGCGTCAGTACGACAGCGCCGCTGGTGAGAATGTAAGTAGCTGGTTTGTGTGGGCGAACCGGGGCAAGCGCAGTCTCGCACTGGATATGAAGCAGCCTGAAAGCCTTGAAATTGTACATAAACTGTTGGCACATTCAGACATATTTTTGCAAAATCTTGCGCCGGGTGCGGCGGAGCGGTTGGGTTTGGGAGTTGAGGCTTTGCGCCAGAAATACCCGCGTTTGATTATATGTACTCTGAGTGGTTATGGGTTGAGTGGTCCCTACCGTGATCGGAAAGCCTATGATTTGTTGTTGCAGGGTGAGGCTGGGGTGTACGCGCTGACAGGAACGGCGGACGACCCGATGAAAGCCGGAATTTCGGTATCGGATATTGCGGCAGGGCTGTATTGTTTTTCCTCAATTTTACTGGCGTTGCGGCAGCGTGATACCACCGGGCAGGGGAATGTTATCGAAACCAGTTTGCTCGACTCGACCGTGGAATGGGTTGCGCCCTACCTATATTATTCTATGTACACCGGGCGTACCCCTCAGCGTTCTGGTTCACGTCACAATGTGATAGTGCCTTACGGTTTGTATCGTGCCAAAAATGGCAGCGTAAATCTGGCAGTGCAAAATGAAGAACAATGGCGTAGATTGTGTCGGGTGGCGTTGGTACGCCCCGATATTGCCAGCGATCCACGCTATGATTCTAATGAGAAGCGGGTGGCAAGACGTGAGGAATTAGAGGCTTTAATCGAGGAGATTTTTAGCGAACTGACGGTGGAAGAACTCGAAAAGCGATTGGAAGAAGCGGATGTACCTTTCGGGCGCGTTAATAGCTTAGAAACGGTGGCGCAGCATCCTCAATTGAGGGCGCAAGGGCGTTTTTCCACACTACAAGTTCCAGACGGACGTATGCTGGAGGCGCTGGTGTCGCCTTTTGGGTTAGTAAACCTGCCACGGGAACTAAAAGCTGTTCCCGCGGCAGGACAACATAATTCCGAAATCCTGCGCGAACTCGAAGAATTCGAGGCATAA
- a CDS encoding fumarate hydratase, translating to MREIPVSTISDAVAELCRIANFELPQDFVTALRVAQTKEASPRGLRTLQLLDQNQEVARAEQVPSCQDTGFVIVFADVGTEVKIIGGELEEAIQAGVGKGYKQNYLRASMVEDPLFNRTNTGNNTPAMTHYEFEPGDQVHLKLIVKGGGSENSTKLYMLTPAQGAEGVKKAVVEAVRMAGPNACPPLVVCVGVGGTADKAMLIAKKASLREVGSPHPDERIAQFERELLEEVNATGVGPQGYGGRVTALAVHVETFPTHIASLPVAVNLQCHAVRRASVTI from the coding sequence ATGCGAGAAATACCAGTATCCACCATCAGCGACGCTGTCGCAGAACTCTGTCGTATTGCAAATTTTGAACTTCCCCAGGATTTCGTAACCGCCCTGCGTGTAGCTCAAACCAAAGAAGCCTCACCACGCGGCTTGCGAACCCTGCAATTGCTAGACCAGAATCAGGAAGTAGCCCGCGCCGAACAAGTGCCAAGTTGCCAAGATACCGGCTTTGTAATTGTATTCGCCGATGTTGGCACCGAAGTAAAAATAATCGGCGGCGAATTAGAAGAAGCTATTCAAGCGGGGGTAGGCAAAGGCTATAAGCAAAACTATCTACGCGCTTCGATGGTAGAAGACCCGCTCTTCAATCGTACCAATACCGGCAACAACACTCCCGCTATGACCCATTACGAGTTTGAACCGGGCGACCAAGTACATCTGAAGCTGATAGTCAAGGGCGGCGGCTCTGAAAATTCTACCAAACTCTATATGCTTACTCCCGCACAGGGCGCAGAAGGCGTTAAAAAAGCGGTAGTGGAAGCAGTACGAATGGCGGGACCAAACGCCTGCCCCCCGTTGGTAGTTTGCGTGGGCGTGGGCGGCACTGCCGATAAAGCTATGTTGATTGCCAAGAAAGCCAGCCTTCGCGAAGTTGGCTCGCCGCATCCAGACGAGCGCATCGCCCAGTTCGAGCGGGAATTGTTGGAAGAGGTCAACGCTACCGGCGTAGGTCCGCAGGGTTACGGTGGGCGCGTTACCGCTCTGGCAGTACACGTTGAAACCTTCCCAACCCATATCGCCTCACTGCCAGTTGCCGTCAACCTGCAATGCCATGCGGTCAGGCGTGCTAGCGTAACAATCTAA
- a CDS encoding Fe-S-containing hydro-lyase, producing the protein MSVVQDPVKIHTPLTKEQSLQLKAGDQVLITGTLYTGRDAAHKRFSETLERGEALPVDLNGQIIYYVGPSPAKPGQVIGSAGPTTATRMDSYTPQLLELGLRGMIGKGKRSEAVRDALKKHGAVYFGSIGGLGALLAKCIKKSEVVAYADLGAEAVHRLEVVDFPAVVLCDAHGGDLYSSAVKEWALEE; encoded by the coding sequence ATGAGCGTAGTACAAGACCCGGTAAAAATCCATACGCCCTTGACCAAAGAACAATCGCTTCAACTTAAAGCGGGCGATCAGGTGCTTATAACAGGCACACTTTACACCGGGCGAGATGCCGCCCACAAGCGTTTTTCCGAAACGTTGGAACGTGGCGAAGCCTTGCCGGTAGATTTGAACGGTCAAATAATCTACTATGTAGGACCTAGTCCGGCAAAGCCCGGTCAGGTTATCGGCTCGGCAGGTCCCACCACCGCCACTCGCATGGACAGCTACACTCCCCAACTGCTAGAGTTGGGCTTGCGCGGCATGATTGGCAAGGGCAAACGCAGCGAAGCCGTCCGAGATGCTCTCAAAAAACATGGGGCGGTATATTTCGGCTCTATCGGTGGATTGGGCGCATTACTGGCAAAGTGCATCAAAAAATCCGAAGTGGTAGCCTATGCCGACCTAGGGGCAGAAGCGGTACATCGCCTCGAAGTTGTGGATTTCCCGGCCGTAGTGCTATGTGACGCTCATGGCGGTGATTTATACAGCAGCGCCGTTAAAGAATGGGCTTTGGAAGAATAA
- a CDS encoding RNA polymerase sigma factor: MGFSLALRRSGVDTLTARKGKQTAARMTEPNRLNTQVGANPYHVVAAQTARTAPTEADLIERSKAGDQQAFAALIELHQDRVYNLAFRILQNAEEADDAAQETFLKAWQALPTFRGDAKFSTWLYRVTHNHCLNRLRSARSNPKTVSVEWYSGEDNEEHDILANLPGDESDLPAIQYEGREQRDIIWNQVDALPARYRAIIVLYYSDELSYEEIATALEIPVGTVKTHLYRAKALLKTRLVELNQKGILS, from the coding sequence ATGGGATTTTCGTTAGCGCTACGCCGTAGTGGAGTAGATACACTAACCGCCCGCAAGGGTAAACAAACGGCAGCGAGAATGACCGAACCAAATCGCTTGAACACACAGGTCGGGGCGAACCCCTATCACGTAGTGGCAGCGCAGACCGCGCGAACCGCCCCGACCGAAGCAGATTTAATTGAGCGAAGCAAAGCAGGCGACCAGCAAGCTTTTGCCGCGCTTATTGAGTTGCATCAAGATCGGGTTTACAATCTTGCCTTCCGAATCCTGCAAAACGCCGAAGAAGCCGATGATGCCGCGCAGGAAACATTCCTGAAGGCGTGGCAAGCATTACCCACGTTCAGGGGTGATGCCAAATTTAGCACTTGGCTCTATCGTGTAACCCATAATCATTGTTTGAATCGCTTACGCTCTGCCCGTAGTAACCCTAAAACCGTTTCGGTTGAATGGTACAGCGGAGAGGATAACGAAGAACATGATATTCTGGCTAATCTACCAGGCGATGAAAGCGACTTACCCGCCATCCAATACGAAGGGCGTGAACAGCGCGATATAATTTGGAATCAGGTAGATGCGCTTCCCGCTCGATATCGCGCTATAATTGTTTTATATTATTCGGACGAATTATCCTACGAGGAAATCGCTACCGCACTTGAAATTCCGGTGGGAACCGTAAAAACCCATCTCTATCGTGCCAAAGCACTCCTCAAAACCCGGTTGGTTGAGTTAAACCAGAAGGGTATTCTAAGTTGA
- a CDS encoding IS4 family transposase produces MPSIDEIVGALQKIFGERAKALANEQGVNKRSSKITGTILALVLVTGFMSQPGASLNQLSQIAQQFGVNVTRSGLSQRLTSVTVEFLRLLFEEALQVWQQREGLWLELFEPFRGVYLIDSTHIGLANKLADSQPASGGQAGKAGMKLQITYDYLQQQVEVVTAQAALEPDQSFEDKLEKLPEGSLVLFDLGYCTLERLKRLMAAHYFVSRLPPKVHLYEQGSNQPLALGSELRRRGGTCAGTVIELRVEVGQKERLKLRVVAQVLPQEAYLQRLAQAKKVSQLKGRELSAATAKRLRWNLYLTNVHESLLSGYQVGIVYHLRWQIELLFKLWKSGLGLAQSGNKKLSRVWCEIYARLIGYTLLIYLSWGVAGSEEMGEAEETNLVEALVGSSGGESNRQWQETDKAKLGRAKPLILQALIKTTRELSLTKALQTLGTEIVRLGKALLRGKDKKVKKLIKKLRKRWGRYSLKEKRADRLTSYQQISQIQLSTRELHAPDLTLICKVA; encoded by the coding sequence ATGCCTAGTATAGACGAAATAGTTGGAGCTTTGCAAAAAATATTTGGGGAACGAGCCAAAGCACTAGCGAACGAGCAAGGAGTGAACAAACGCAGCTCGAAAATCACAGGGACAATTTTGGCACTGGTGTTGGTAACAGGCTTTATGAGCCAGCCCGGCGCTAGCCTTAACCAATTGAGCCAAATAGCCCAACAATTCGGTGTAAATGTCACCCGCTCGGGGTTGAGCCAACGCTTAACCTCAGTGACAGTGGAGTTTTTACGCTTGCTATTCGAAGAAGCGCTACAAGTGTGGCAGCAGCGAGAAGGTTTGTGGTTGGAACTGTTTGAACCTTTTAGAGGAGTGTACCTGATAGATAGCACTCATATAGGGCTAGCTAACAAACTGGCGGATAGTCAGCCTGCCAGTGGTGGACAGGCTGGCAAAGCCGGTATGAAGTTACAAATAACCTATGATTATTTGCAGCAGCAAGTGGAGGTTGTGACGGCACAAGCGGCGCTGGAACCAGATCAGAGCTTTGAAGATAAGTTGGAAAAATTACCGGAAGGCAGTTTGGTACTGTTTGATTTGGGTTATTGCACCCTGGAACGGCTAAAACGGCTGATGGCAGCTCATTATTTTGTGAGCCGCTTGCCCCCCAAGGTGCATTTGTATGAGCAGGGGAGTAACCAGCCCCTGGCTTTAGGGTCGGAATTAAGGCGCAGAGGAGGTACCTGCGCAGGAACAGTAATAGAGTTAAGAGTGGAAGTAGGGCAAAAAGAACGGTTGAAGTTACGGGTAGTGGCACAAGTGCTACCGCAAGAAGCTTATCTCCAGCGGTTGGCGCAAGCGAAAAAGGTTAGCCAACTCAAAGGGCGGGAGTTGAGTGCCGCGACAGCTAAGCGGTTACGCTGGAACTTGTATCTAACGAATGTGCACGAGAGCCTGTTAAGTGGTTATCAGGTGGGTATAGTCTATCACTTGCGCTGGCAAATCGAGTTACTTTTTAAGCTCTGGAAAAGTGGTTTGGGACTAGCACAGAGCGGCAACAAGAAATTGAGCCGGGTATGGTGCGAAATCTATGCCCGGTTAATTGGCTACACCCTGCTGATCTATTTGAGTTGGGGAGTAGCAGGGAGTGAAGAAATGGGGGAAGCGGAAGAAACCAACTTGGTGGAAGCACTGGTGGGATCATCAGGAGGAGAAAGCAACCGTCAATGGCAAGAAACGGACAAAGCGAAGTTAGGCAGGGCGAAGCCCCTTATATTGCAGGCGCTCATAAAGACAACGCGGGAGTTGAGCCTAACGAAAGCGCTTCAGACCTTAGGTACAGAAATCGTAAGGCTGGGCAAAGCCTTGCTGAGAGGTAAAGACAAGAAAGTAAAGAAATTGATTAAAAAGCTCAGGAAAAGATGGGGCCGCTATAGTTTGAAAGAGAAAAGAGCAGATCGCCTCACTAGTTACCAACAGATTAGCCAAATTCAGTTAAGCACCCGCGAGCTACATGCTCCCGACCTTACACTAATATGCAAAGTTGCCTGA
- the thpR gene encoding RNA 2',3'-cyclic phosphodiesterase, with protein sequence MNDKETIRCFVALELPPVLKQELTTLITELQQLDRNRKVRWVRPDGIHLTLKFLGEVAAPRLPEIISVTENALAPVQPFSLIAAKLGVFPRADAPRVIWVGLDGNLKALAAAQQAVEKSLVPLGFAPETRPFSPHLTLGRVPDIGAEEKRRLGQLLQTFSGKNSFGHYRFEEAVLMQSTLLPDGAIYTPLAHFKFEGAAP encoded by the coding sequence ATGAACGATAAAGAAACTATCCGCTGTTTTGTGGCGCTGGAATTACCACCCGTTCTCAAGCAAGAGCTTACCACGCTGATAACCGAATTACAACAACTCGACCGGAATCGTAAGGTGCGCTGGGTGCGCCCGGATGGTATCCACCTCACCTTAAAATTTCTGGGGGAAGTAGCTGCCCCCCGCCTTCCCGAAATCATTTCTGTAACCGAAAATGCGCTTGCTCCTGTCCAACCGTTTAGCCTAATTGCCGCTAAGTTGGGGGTCTTTCCCAGAGCAGATGCCCCTCGCGTAATCTGGGTTGGACTGGATGGCAACCTCAAAGCGTTAGCGGCAGCGCAACAAGCAGTAGAAAAAAGTCTTGTGCCGCTTGGCTTTGCCCCCGAAACGCGCCCTTTCTCACCACATCTAACCTTGGGGCGCGTTCCCGATATCGGCGCAGAAGAAAAACGCCGCCTCGGACAACTGCTTCAAACCTTTTCCGGCAAAAATTCTTTTGGGCATTACCGCTTTGAGGAAGCGGTATTAATGCAAAGTACGTTACTACCCGATGGCGCGATTTATACCCCTCTCGCCCATTTCAAATTTGAAGGGGCTGCCCCCTAG
- a CDS encoding VWA domain-containing protein produces the protein MPNISFGYPQALFLLLLLPLVYLIARPGKNRIPTRTLLRRRNRRWSVGVRLLIVTLLVLTIADIQLITQSDKLAVVFLLDGSDSVGAGGKQQGTNFIRQASEKMKGNQEYGVAVFGQDVCIEKVVDKQQHFDNPTCAPGTNYTNLAEAVRLGTSMLPNDSQRRLVLISDGNQNLDEVRSAAKLAAAAGVQIDVVPLEQTDGPEVAVGNISVPSNLREGEQFSLTVNIDSNYEGSTKLYILQQNQVVSESQVTLKKGSNTFTQSLTATSKGFVNYTVRIIPDRDTLDQNNEANAYSVVKGKPRVLLVDGHPDEQEAANLQNALTAGEIEPTIIPPERFPNLTDLAQYDALVLVDVPASSLTANNMNVIQAYVKNLGKGMIVVGGEESYGLGGYFRTPLEEMLPVELQLPNKLQAPSVAMALVIDRSGSMADAYNGPGAGASGVPKIEIAKDAAYLAATQLNNSDQVGVVTFDTTAQWVVNLAPMGNPSNLVSAIGRIAPGGGTQISTGLSAAVDELKKATAQNKHIILLTDGQDADNTSYDALIAEANKANITISTVGLGEDVDEKRLKGLADQGGGRYYFVTDPSNLPKIFTKETHLAYRSYIIEEPFIPTVNAPSPILKGITATPQLLGYVGTKIKPLATTALVTGRGDPLLAHWQVGLGRVVAWTSDAKARWATDWLKWNDFPRFWAQTVRWTIAESETGGMQVSTKIVGNKVQISADAINNSSQYLNGLDINANVVNSNLNGGSEEVTLSQTAPGHYEGSFVPKNTGSYIINVQGGANNNTVTVDNGQVADVGNLSQTVGAVASYSPEYKQLGTNKPLLDEIASLTSGYTLSNPEEAFNDNLQHTSRSQSLWPILLALLLLLYPLDIGLRRVNLSPRALLNGFRKRKQEEPERAAEFEATMVSPEVSRLFMAKERAYAHTGAHHTETETHRSGASLSNNGELGAKSGVASETRPFVSSSSRNSAPPVSAKPTTASVNPKVVSEPTPEAEEETVYGAMARRFNRTPSAPISRVDEKPATAQPAKTPLVDPEEEAVLGIKIPVRPVTKIETVLATPTQPKSAPSKIPEPEPVSGEESGMTGRLLRAKRRVYEERSRKDEETTQQKEN, from the coding sequence ATGCCCAATATCTCTTTTGGTTATCCTCAAGCTCTCTTTCTGCTTTTACTCCTGCCTCTGGTCTATCTAATCGCACGCCCCGGCAAAAACAGGATACCAACTCGCACTCTTTTACGTCGCCGCAATCGTCGTTGGAGCGTTGGGGTGCGTCTGCTCATAGTAACCTTACTGGTACTTACAATAGCCGATATTCAGCTAATCACCCAAAGCGATAAATTAGCGGTGGTCTTCCTGTTAGATGGTTCGGATAGCGTAGGTGCGGGCGGAAAGCAGCAGGGTACAAACTTTATCCGGCAGGCTTCCGAAAAGATGAAGGGCAATCAGGAATACGGCGTAGCAGTTTTCGGGCAAGACGTTTGTATAGAAAAAGTAGTGGACAAACAGCAGCATTTTGATAATCCTACCTGCGCTCCCGGTACAAATTACACTAATTTAGCGGAAGCGGTACGGCTTGGCACTTCTATGCTGCCCAACGATTCACAGCGTCGCTTAGTGCTTATCTCGGATGGAAACCAGAACCTAGATGAAGTGCGTAGCGCTGCCAAGCTGGCGGCAGCAGCCGGAGTCCAAATTGATGTAGTTCCATTGGAACAAACCGACGGACCTGAAGTAGCAGTAGGTAATATCAGTGTCCCCAGCAACTTGCGCGAAGGTGAGCAATTCAGCCTAACCGTCAATATTGATAGTAACTACGAGGGTAGCACCAAACTTTATATTTTGCAGCAAAATCAAGTAGTAAGCGAAAGTCAGGTTACTCTAAAAAAAGGCAGTAACACCTTCACCCAATCGCTAACTGCTACCAGCAAGGGCTTTGTAAATTACACGGTGCGTATTATCCCCGATCGGGATACTCTTGACCAGAATAATGAAGCCAATGCCTATAGCGTGGTCAAGGGTAAACCCCGTGTGCTATTGGTAGATGGACATCCCGATGAACAAGAAGCGGCTAATCTCCAGAATGCGCTCACAGCCGGAGAAATTGAACCGACTATTATTCCACCCGAACGCTTCCCAAACCTCACCGACCTAGCGCAATACGATGCGCTGGTGTTGGTAGATGTACCTGCCAGCAGCCTTACTGCCAATAACATGAATGTCATCCAAGCTTATGTCAAAAATTTAGGCAAAGGTATGATTGTAGTTGGCGGCGAAGAAAGCTATGGATTGGGTGGTTATTTCCGTACCCCGCTTGAAGAAATGCTTCCGGTGGAACTTCAATTACCCAACAAATTGCAAGCGCCTAGCGTAGCAATGGCGCTGGTAATTGACCGCAGCGGCAGCATGGCGGATGCGTACAACGGACCTGGGGCAGGCGCTTCGGGCGTTCCTAAAATCGAAATCGCCAAAGATGCGGCTTATCTTGCCGCCACTCAGCTAAACAATTCGGATCAAGTCGGAGTTGTCACCTTCGATACTACTGCCCAATGGGTGGTAAATCTTGCTCCAATGGGCAACCCTAGCAATCTGGTTAGCGCAATTGGACGCATTGCACCCGGAGGCGGTACTCAAATTTCCACCGGACTTTCAGCGGCAGTTGACGAGTTGAAAAAAGCCACTGCCCAGAATAAGCATATAATCTTGCTTACCGATGGTCAGGATGCCGACAATACCAGCTATGACGCGCTGATAGCGGAAGCAAATAAAGCCAATATTACCATCAGCACCGTTGGGTTGGGCGAGGATGTGGATGAAAAAAGACTCAAAGGGCTGGCTGACCAAGGCGGTGGGCGTTATTATTTCGTGACCGACCCCAGTAACTTGCCCAAAATTTTTACCAAAGAAACGCATCTTGCTTACCGCAGCTACATCATCGAAGAACCTTTTATACCTACCGTAAATGCGCCAAGCCCCATTTTGAAAGGGATTACCGCTACACCCCAACTGTTGGGCTATGTAGGCACTAAAATAAAACCGCTCGCCACCACTGCCCTTGTCACCGGCAGAGGCGACCCGCTTTTGGCACACTGGCAGGTAGGGCTTGGGCGTGTGGTAGCTTGGACTAGCGATGCAAAAGCGCGTTGGGCTACCGATTGGTTAAAATGGAATGATTTCCCACGCTTCTGGGCGCAAACGGTGCGCTGGACTATTGCCGAAAGCGAAACCGGAGGCATGCAGGTTAGTACCAAAATCGTAGGCAACAAGGTTCAAATCTCAGCCGACGCTATAAATAATAGTAGCCAGTACCTTAACGGGCTGGATATAAATGCTAATGTAGTAAACAGCAACCTGAACGGTGGCAGCGAAGAAGTTACGCTCTCCCAAACCGCCCCGGGTCATTATGAAGGGTCTTTTGTCCCCAAAAACACGGGCAGTTATATCATCAATGTACAAGGAGGGGCGAACAACAACACCGTAACGGTGGACAATGGACAGGTAGCGGACGTTGGCAACCTCTCTCAAACTGTTGGTGCAGTCGCCAGTTATTCACCGGAATACAAGCAATTGGGTACCAACAAACCGTTACTGGATGAAATAGCTTCCCTTACAAGCGGCTACACCCTTTCCAATCCTGAAGAAGCGTTTAACGATAATTTGCAGCACACCAGCCGTAGTCAATCGCTATGGCCAATCTTGCTTGCCCTTCTATTGCTGTTATACCCGCTGGATATCGGGCTAAGACGGGTTAATCTCTCGCCGCGTGCGCTTCTCAATGGCTTCCGCAAGCGTAAACAAGAAGAACCGGAAAGGGCTGCCGAATTTGAAGCTACAATGGTCAGTCCAGAAGTGAGTCGCCTCTTTATGGCAAAAGAAAGAGCATACGCGCATACTGGAGCGCACCATACTGAAACCGAAACGCATCGTTCCGGCGCAAGCTTGAGCAACAACGGCGAACTTGGCGCAAAATCCGGGGTTGCCAGCGAAACGCGACCTTTTGTCAGCAGCAGTTCACGCAATAGCGCCCCACCAGTATCAGCCAAACCTACAACTGCGTCGGTTAACCCCAAAGTTGTGTCAGAACCCACGCCCGAAGCTGAGGAAGAAACTGTTTATGGTGCGATG